The sequence TCAGCGTTTGTATTCGGGTAGGGAACGGAACAGGCAGACAAAAGGCGCAACAGGTTTCAGGTTGAGGGGGCAAGCCCCCCTGCGGCTAACAGGGGGTGGATGTGATGTCGGTCGGATGACCGCAGGGGAGGCCTGCTGCCCGAAACATATGGACAAGAATTAATCGGCTTTTCGTCTTAAAAAAGTGGGTATCTCCAGATCGTCATTATCAAAGTTCGTGCCGTAGTCCTGGACCTGGGTATCATCTCCCACCACACGTTTGTGGCGAACAACACGCACCGGTTCATCCCAATTGGCCATGTCTTCTTCTGTGGCGTCCCTTATAACACCCCTGGCAATGGAATGATCGCGGCCGGAAGGTGCAGACTGCCCCATGTCCGGTGTGTTTTGACGATAGGCCTGGGACCCATATCCTCCTCCGTACGTTCCGTTGGCCGCAGTCGTCTGTCGGGACTGTGCATAGGCCTGGGCTGTTTGGGGGTCAAATCTGCGCATATTTTCACTAAAGGCCGGTTCTTCCATACCGATACCTGTGGCAATGACGGTGATGCGGATTTCATCTCCGAGTTCTTCGTCAAAGGTCTGGCCCCAGATGATTTCCGCCTCATCACCCACTTCCTGGTAGATGCGGTCACAGGCTTCGGTCATTTCGTCAAGGGTCAGATCAGAACTTGATGTGATATTCATCAGTACGCCCTTGGCGCCGGATACGGAGATATCTTCCAGCAGCGGATGAGAAATGGCCCGCTCTGCAGCTTCCGTGGCCCGGTTTTCTCCAGAGGCAATACCAATGCCCATTAACGCCTTGCCTGCTTTCTGCATGGTGGTTTTTACGTCGGCAAAGTCCAGGTTGACGTGACCGGGCATCATGATCAAATCGGTAATGCCTTTAACGGAGTGGTGCAAAATTTCGTCGGCTTTGATGAACATGTCCTTCATACGGGCCCCTTTGCCGGCAATACCGCGCAACCGGTCATTGGGGATGGTGATAACGGTGTCAGTAATTTCCTGCAGTTTTTCCAGACCTTCCATGGCGGCTCGTTCCCGTTTTTTACCCTCAAAGGAAAAGGGTTTGGATGCAACCGCCACGGTAAGAATGCCAAGATCCTTGCATATTTCTGCAATCACAGGAGCAGCCCCTGTGCCCGTACCACCGCCGAATCCGGCGGTAATAAAGACCATGTGGCTGTCTGCAAGTGATTCACGCAGGTCTTCCATGCTTTCCAAGGCCGCATCTCTGCCCACACTTGGATCTGCACCGGCTCCAAGCCCTTCGGTGAGCTGGGCGCCTATTTGAATTTTAACTTCCGCCCTGGAATGCTCAAGGGCCTGGGCATCTGTGTTGGCCACAATAAATTTAACACCCTGCAGCTTGGCGTCTATCATATTGTTGACCGCGTTGCCGCCGGCCCCGCCGACACCGATGACCTTAATTTTTGCCGTGTTGTTATTCTCCACATAAGAAAAAGTCATATCCACCTCCTGTAAGGATTTAAATAATATTTTTAAACCATTGTTTCATTCTATTTAAAATTGTTTGCAGCCCGTTGGAATCGGACTTGACATCCTGGATACGGCAGCTTGTTTTTGATCCGAAAATGATAAGTCCAACGCCTGTGGCGTACGCGGGGTTTTTAACAATATCTTTGAGTCCACCGATACGGTCGGCTTCACCGATACGAACGGGTACGCTGAATACGGATTCCGCCATTTCTGTAATGCCGTCCATGACAACGCTGCCGCCGGTGAGTATAAATCCGGCAGGAAAACTGTTTTCAAGTCCATTTGAAAACAGTTCCTGTTTAAGCAGGGAAAAGATTTCCTCCACCCGGGGTTCCAGGATTTCAGCAAGAATCCCCTTGGGCAGACGCTTGGGCGCTCTGCCCCCCACCGCCGGCACCTCAATGACATCATGGGCTTTGACGTTTTGGGGTATGCAGGTGCCGTGTGTTTTCTTGATTCTTTCCGCTTCGGGCAAGGGCGTACGAAGCCCTATGGAAATATCGTTGGTCAGGTTATGGCCGCCCACGGTAAGTTCGTGAATGAATTTCAGATTGTTGTCTTTGAACAGGGCCAGGTCTGTGGTTCCGCCGCCCATGTCGGCCAGGATGCAGCCAAGTTCCTTTTCTTCGTTGGTGAGAACGGCGTAGCCCGAGGCCAGGGATTCAAGGGCAATGTCGCAGACCTCAAGCCCTGCCTTGTGGCAGCACTTGATAATGTTGCGCGCTGCAGATACCGCGCCTGTGATGATATGGATTTTGGCTTCCAGGCGTACGGCAGTCATGCCCACAGGGTTCTGGATGGAGGTCATTTCATCCACAATAAACTCCTGGGAAATGACATGCAGAATTTCCCTGTCCGGGGGGATGGCAACCGCCTTGGCCGCGTCAATCACCCGTTCCACATCCATTTCGGTTATTTCCCGGCCTTTGATGGCAATGATGCCATGGCTGTTGAACCCTTTGATGTGGTTGCCTGCAATGCCCACATAAACAGAAGATATATTGCAGTCCGCCATGAGCTCGGCTTCCTCTACGGCCTTTTTAATGGAATCCACCGTGGACTCTATGTTGACTACGGACCCCTTACGAAGCCCTGTGGAGGGGTGGGAGCCCACACCGATGATGTTGATCTCATCATCAAGCATCTCACCCACGACTGCGCAGATTTTGGTGGTACCAATGTCAAGTCCCACCAGTAAGTTTTCGTTTCCCTGCAAGTTAAACCCCCTTTTCCGTTGTATGTTGGGCAGCATCTTTTGTTGTAACAAACACTTTTTTCAGACTAAAAAGATCTATGGCCGATATGGTTTTATCCGGATAGTTGTTTTCCATATAGCGTTGAATCTGCCTGGCCCTTGCAAGTTTTTTTTCAAATTCGTCAAACCCGAGTTTTATCGGAAGAACTGTCTTGATTTCAGATTCTGTTTCGCCGGGATTTTTCGTGAAATTTTTATCCGGACGTGTGT comes from uncultured Desulfobacter sp. and encodes:
- the ftsA gene encoding cell division protein FtsA, translating into MQGNENLLVGLDIGTTKICAVVGEMLDDEINIIGVGSHPSTGLRKGSVVNIESTVDSIKKAVEEAELMADCNISSVYVGIAGNHIKGFNSHGIIAIKGREITEMDVERVIDAAKAVAIPPDREILHVISQEFIVDEMTSIQNPVGMTAVRLEAKIHIITGAVSAARNIIKCCHKAGLEVCDIALESLASGYAVLTNEEKELGCILADMGGGTTDLALFKDNNLKFIHELTVGGHNLTNDISIGLRTPLPEAERIKKTHGTCIPQNVKAHDVIEVPAVGGRAPKRLPKGILAEILEPRVEEIFSLLKQELFSNGLENSFPAGFILTGGSVVMDGITEMAESVFSVPVRIGEADRIGGLKDIVKNPAYATGVGLIIFGSKTSCRIQDVKSDSNGLQTILNRMKQWFKNII
- the ftsZ gene encoding cell division protein FtsZ, encoding MTFSYVENNNTAKIKVIGVGGAGGNAVNNMIDAKLQGVKFIVANTDAQALEHSRAEVKIQIGAQLTEGLGAGADPSVGRDAALESMEDLRESLADSHMVFITAGFGGGTGTGAAPVIAEICKDLGILTVAVASKPFSFEGKKRERAAMEGLEKLQEITDTVITIPNDRLRGIAGKGARMKDMFIKADEILHHSVKGITDLIMMPGHVNLDFADVKTTMQKAGKALMGIGIASGENRATEAAERAISHPLLEDISVSGAKGVLMNITSSSDLTLDEMTEACDRIYQEVGDEAEIIWGQTFDEELGDEIRITVIATGIGMEEPAFSENMRRFDPQTAQAYAQSRQTTAANGTYGGGYGSQAYRQNTPDMGQSAPSGRDHSIARGVIRDATEEDMANWDEPVRVVRHKRVVGDDTQVQDYGTNFDNDDLEIPTFLRRKAD